The nucleotide window CTTCCTACCGGGGATCCTGGTGCTGATGACGCTGCTGGGCGCCTTCTACCCCGCCATCGACATGGCCGCGGGCGAAAAGGAGCGCGGCACGCTGGAGACGCTCCTGACCGCGCCCGTTCCCCCGCGCGAGATCGTCACGGGGAAGTTCCTGGCGGTCGCGCTGCTGGGGATGACGGCGGCGGTGGTCAATCTGCTGAGCATGCTGCTGACCTTCCAGTCGGGCGTGTTCCGCTTCGGCAAGGCGGCCAACCTCCAGTTCTCGCTGCCGTGGGGCTCGGCGTTGCTGGTGCTGATCGGCCTGGTGCCGCTGGCGGTCCTCTTCGCCGCGCTCTTTCTGGGCATCGCGGTACGGTCGCAATCGTTCAAGGAGGCGCAGAACGCGCTCACGCCGGTGCAGCTCGCCGTCATCATCCCCGTGATGCTGGTGGGGCTCCCCGGCATCGAGGCGAGCCCGCTGATCGCGGCGCTGCCGGTCGCCGGAGTGGCGATCCTCTTCCGCGACCTGATGTCGGGAACGGCGCGGCTGGGGCCGGCGCTGATCGCGTTCGGGGCGTCGATGGCGTACGCGGGGCTGGCGCTCGTCTTCGCGGCGCGCGCGTTCGGGCGCGAGGACGTGCTGTTCGGCGCCGGGCCGGGGACGGCGCCGCGCCGGTGGAGGGAACGGATGAAGCAGTGGCGCGGCGCGGCGCGGGGCATCCCCCTGCCGGCCGAGGGCTTCGCCTTCGTGGCGGTGCTGGCGCTCCTCTACTTCCATCTGGGCGCCGCGCTGCTGGGCAACCTTGGTGAGCGGGGGCTGCTCCTCTCGGAGATTCTCCTCCTGGCGCTCCCCGCCATCGCCTTCGCCACGCTGGGGCCGTACGACGCGCGCCGCACCCTGGCCCTGCGCCGGCCGAGCGGGCGTACGCTGGCGGCGGCGCTGCTGATCGCGCTCGGGGGGATTCCGCTGGGGTGGCTGATCGGATGGCTCCAGCTCCAGTTCTTCCCCGACGCCGCTGCCGCGCTCAGCGGGCTGGAGAAGCTGGTGACGGCGACCGACGCGCGGCGCGCGCTCTGGCTGCTCGTGCTGGTGGCGCTCACGCCGGCCGTGTGCGAGGAGCTGGTCTTCCGCGGCGTTCTCCTGCAGTCGCTCGGTCGCGAGGTGCCGATGGTACGCGCGGTGGCGGTCTCGGCCCTGATCTTCGGCGCCTTCCACCTGTCGCAGGAGACGGCGATCCGCTTTCTGCCGACGGCGTGGATCGGGGTGCTGATGGGACTCGTGGTGTGGCACGGCCGCTCGATATTCGCGAGCATGCTGATGCACTTCGTCAACAACGGCGTCGTCGTGCTGATCCTCTGGCAGCCCGAGGTGCGCCGATTCCTGCTGAACGGCGAACGCCCGGCCACGCTCCCGTTGCTGGTGGCGCCCGTGCTGCTCGGCGCCGGCATCTGGCTCCTCCCGCGCCGCAGCGCCGCGCCGGTTGACCCGGTGGCGGCGCCCGCCCAGTGAACCCGAACCTACGGAGATCCGCATGGTTGCCGCCGTGGTCCTGATCCGCGCCGTTCCCGGCGACGTTCCCGCCCTCGCCCGGCGCATCGCCGGCATCGACGGCGTCGCCGAGGTCTACTCCGTCTCGGGCGACTGGGACCTGATCGCCATCGTGCGCGTCGCCGAGTACCAGCGCATCGCCGAGATCGTCACCGAAGAGATCGCGCAGGTGCAGGGAATCGAGCGCACCAACACGCTGACGGCGTTCCGGGTGTTCTCGAAGCAGGACCTGGGGGCGGCGTGGGACATGTTCGATTGAGGTCCACCGCACGGTCCGCGCTGTTCGGCGACGCCGCAGCAATCGAACAGATGGTCTCACACAGAGCCACAGAGCGAACTGAAAGAACGACTGGAGGGGCTCTGTGCCCGTCCTTCGCTCTGTGTGTTCTGGGTGCGGAGCGCAGCGGAGGCATCAAAGGCGTTGCGGTGCACCGGGTGCAGCATTAGCGTAATTTCCTGCCCTCCGTTGTAAGACGTACCCGCCCGCCGAGCCGATGAACTACAAACAGTATCGGGCCCGCGCTCACTTCGCTGAGCTGGACGGCCTTCGCGCGCTCGCGATCCTGGGCGTCCTGTTCGCGCACATGCCGGGGGAGGTCTGGCGCCACTTCGCCGGGTACCTGGGCGTCGACGCATTCTTTGTGATCTCCGGCTTCCTGATCACCACGCTCGCGTTGCGCGAAGAGGAGACCCGGGGCCGGCTGGACGTGCGGGCGTTCTTCATCCGGCGCAGCTTTCGCCTCTTCCCCGCGTACTACCTCACCCTGGGGCTGTATGCCATCCTCCTGCTGGTTCTCGGCTTTACGCCGGAGCGGCGGGAGCATTTCGTCACCTGGCTTCCGGCGTACCTGTTCTACTTCCAGGAGGTGCCGTTCTTCACCCTGCCGAGCACTTCGTACCCCTTCTTTCACAGCTGGTCGCTGGGGATCGAAGAGAAGTTCTACGTGGTGTGGCCCTTCCTGGCGTTCGTGCTCCTGCGCGGGCGCGCTTACGCGCGTCCATGGGTGGCGCTCGCGGGAGCCTTGCTCTGCTCCGCGGCGACGGCGATCCACCCCGCCGGCGAGTTCGTGTTTCCGTACGGCGCCATCCTGGCGGGATGCCTGGTGGCGCTCCTGCTCCAGGAGCAGCGGAGCTTCGAGCGCGTGCGGGTGCTCAGCCGTCCCGCGGTCGTGGGCGGGCTGGCGCTGGCATGGCTCGCGATCCACATCGCCGTGGCGGCGGGCTTCTCGGCCGTGCGTCCGTCCTATGCCCTGGTGGTGGCCGTATTCCTGGCCGGCGTGGTGACGACGGAGGGGCGCATCCGCGACGCGCTCTCGGTGAAGCCGCTCACCAAGGTCGGTACGTTGTCGTATGGTGTGTACCTGCTTCACCTGCTCGTGCGGAACGTCGTGGAGAAGGTGATCCCGCCGCAGCAGGACGGGGCTGCCGCCCAGCTCGCCACCTTTGTCCTCACCGTGGCGCTGTCGCTCGCCGCCGCGGAGGTGATGATGCGCCTGGTGGAGCGCCCCATGCGCGACTACGGGCGACGGCTGAGCGCGCGGGTACAGAGGCGTGAGGCTCCTGCCGTTCAGGTGCCTGCTTCGCTCGCCGTGTCCTGACCGGCTGCGGGCACGACCAAAGGGGCCGGCATTGCGCCGGCCCCTTTTTCGTGGTGGTGTGTGGCGGCCCGGCCGGCGCCGGTGGCGGGCATCGGCGCCGCAGCCGGGGGATGAAATGAAATGAATCCCCCGGCTGCAACTACGGGAAGCCGGCTGAAGCCGGCTCGTGAAACGCGGAAATGGACCCGGAGTCCGCGCAGGCGGACTTTGTGCTGTTGTTGCCGCGAGTTCACTCGCCCGGCACCTTCAATCCCGCCGCCGCCCGCCTTTGCGGCCCTTGCGAGCGCCGCCGGTGCGGGCGGGGGCGCCGCCGCGGCCCTTGTGGCGCTGGCCTCGGCGGCGGCTTCCTTCCTCCTCGCCACCGCCGCCGCTCTCGGAGCGGGGGCCGCGGTCGCTGCTGGCGTGGCCTCGTCCCCGGCCCTGCCCGCGGCCTCGGCCGGGGGCGCGCTCGGCGCCGCCGCGCTTGGGGCGGTGGGGTGGGTCCTCGGGGCGCTCGCGGAGCATCGCCTCGCGCGCTTCCTCAAGGGTGGCGGCGCGGATGGCGTCGCGCTTGCCGCGGGTGACCGTCCAGTGGAGCGGGCGGTCGAACTCGGGGACGTCCTCGTCGTCGATGTAGTTGAGGAGCTTGGCTGGAATGCGGGCGCGCACCACCGGCTCGCCGTCCTCGAAGGCGTAGTCCAGCGGGTACTCGCGCCCTTCCAGGTAGACGTGGTCGGGAAGCGACATCCAGCGCTCGCGCTCGGCCGGGTCCACCAGCGAGTCGGCCTCGATGCGCAGCGGCGTCTCCAGGAAGTCGGCGTACGAGCCGACGCCGGCGAGCTGCGCGGCGATCGTCTGCGCCATCGTTTCTTCGCTGATCCCCGCCTTGCCGCCCGACTTGCGATGCACCTGCCGCAGGTGGCGCAGCGCCTCGCGGTTGGCGGCGGCGTCGCGGTGGAACGCCTCGCCGCTGACGACCGCCTCCGCCAGGGCTCGGCGGCAGGCATCCTCCATTCCCTCGGGGAAGCGGTCGATCGGCTGGTCGTCGGAGTCCAGGACGAAGCCGTGGTACTCCACCGAGCTGCGCAGCCGCAGCGGGTGGCGGCGGTGCGCGGCGTCGTAGACGACTTCCGGCTCCTCGCGCGCGGCGTGCTTCACCAGCAGCTTGTACGGCAGCTGCGTCCCCGCGATGGAGCCGCGCGCCTTCCCCATGCGGTCCGCGAAGAAGTTGATCTCCCCCGCCACCGGCCCCCAGGTGCCGCACACGCTCGTCTTGCCGACGCGCACCTCCTCGCCCCACGACGTCTCCTCGTCGATCACCAGCGAGAAGGGCATCACCCTGGCCAGCAGCTCCTGCCACTCGCGCTCCAGCTCGCGGCCGAGCGGCGGAAGGTTGCGCGGGAGCTCCAGGTCCAGCGAGCGGAAGATGGAGGCGATGGCGAGCGCCGCGTCCTCGATCGACCTCACCAGCACGCCCCGCTCGTCCGCCCACGCGGCCAGCGCCTCCTCGTCGAAGACGTGCCGCGGAAGGCCGTAAACGTGCCCCAGCGTGCCGCAGGTGACCAGCGCGTCCTGGTAGATGCGGTACGCCGTCAGGTGGTCGCTGCCGGGGACGATGTACCGGCTGATGTCGTTGTCCTGCTGGCGGAGCATGCGGTGCAGCGAGTCGATGGAGGCCATCGCGGCCACCAGCGGCACCATCCGCTCCTCCGCCTGCACCAGCAGCTCGCCCCAGGGGCGGTCCACGGGCAGGACTTCGACTTTGCGGCCGTAGTCGGTGAGGCGGTTGTTGGCGATGAGGCCGCGCTTGGTGAGCGTCTCCACCGCGCGGCGGTAGGCGATGCGGTCCAGGGGGACCGGAAGGTCCAGCTCGTCGGCGCGCACGCCCATGTCGGCGCAGGTCATCGCCACACGCTCGGGGTCGCCGGCGAGCTGGAAGTTGGGCGCGGTGGGGCGGAGCGAGCCGAAGTCGATCTCGCGCTCGCTCAGGATCCACACCTCGCCGTTCTCCACGCGCCCGTGCACGCGCCCCGCCATCTGCAGGATCTCGTTGTTCCCCAGCGGCTTGCGCGTCAGCACGCTGCGGCCCTTTTCGACCAGCGTGGTGAACTGCGCGTCCTCGATGACCACCGTGTCCAGCCCGCGGATGTTGAGCGCGGACTGTCCGGCGGCGGTCATGGAGAGGATGAAGGGATGCGGCGCTCCCTCGCCTTCCAGGAACGGGCGCAGCTTCGCGACCGGCTCGCCGCCGTGGTAGAACTCGGTGAGCATCTCCGGATACCGCTCCGCCACCGCCTTCACCACCTGCTCCGTCCCCGCGCGCGTGGGCACGAAGACGGCGACTCCGCGCTTCTCCTTGCGCACGTGCCGCATGAAGCGGTCACCCAGGAAGGCGCCGGGGTTCAGCGTGTTGGAAACGCGCACCGTGGCCGCGCGCCCGGGATCGAAGGCGGAGCTTTCAATGACGGCGGCCGAGCTGAGGTACTCCTTGTAGAACGTGGGATCGACGGTGGCGGAGAGCCAGACGAAGCGGCACCCGGCGCGCTTGGCGAGCGCCAGGCACAGCTCCAGCTCGGCCGAGGTCTGGTGGATCTCATCGACCACCACGATGTCGTTGCGATCGATCAGGTTGTCCTGCAGCCAGCGCCGCGCGATCCCCGTCGTGACGATGACGACGTTCCAGGTCGGCGTCTCGGGCGTGGCTTCGCGCTCGCGGTTGACGACGCCCACGCGCAGATCGGGCCCCACGACCGCCTCCGCGATGGGGCGGATGGCGAGCGTCTTCCCCGTGCCCGTGCCCGCGACGATGCCGAAGCCTGAGCCGGCCGCCGCCAGCTCGCGGATCTCGCCGCCGTGCTCGCGGTTGATGATGGTCTCGACGCCGGTGAGCTGCACGCCCAGCTCGATGGTCTCGCAGGCGGCGCGGGTGGGCGCGAAGACGACGACGCGTCCCTCGGGGGGGCGCCCCGGATAGCGTTCCGAGGGGGGTGTCGTCGAAACCTGGACCATGGATCACCGGACGTTGGGATGGGCTGGTTGACGCGGCGCGCGGGGCCGGGCCAGTATGTCGCGAAGAGGCGCACGAGCAAGAACCCAGCCATTTCCAGGTCTCGGCGATGTGAACTCTGTTCGTACGCGACCGAAGTCGCCGCCTGTTCCGGCCTGGGCCCCGGAGGACGCGGAACAACATGGACGCCCACGAGTTTCGACTAGCAGGAAAATCGGCAGGTGATCGGAGGATCAACTGGCGTGTCCCACACACTGCAGTCTCAGCCGGCATGCCTGATACGACACTCTTTACACCCAGTGGGATGACGATTACCTTCGCCACCGATGTACCTCGTGATCGGCAACCCAGTCATCGTCTTCGCTGAACTGCCGATCTGTCCTTTTTGACCAATTTCATGGCGCCGGCTAGCCCACTGGAGAAAATGTGAATTCGACCCACTTGGGGTATATCGTCGCAGTGATCACCGTGAGTGTCGGGATCATCGTGTATTGGCACCTGAAGTGGTCTGCGCGACGGCGCATCGGGTCGGATACATTCGAGACGTTTTTTCTCGCTGGAGGCAGGGTCGGTCGTACTTTGACGGCTCATAACAGCTGGGGGCTGGGCTTTTCCTTTGCGAACGCTATATGGTACTTCGCATTTCTTGGGTACTATTTTGGCCCCTGGATCTTCCTCCTCCAACTCCCATGGGTGTTCTCTGTGGGTTGTCTCGCTCTTTTGTTCCGCAAGTACGTTCGGGCGAGCCAGTTCGGGACTGTCCACGGGTTTATCAGTCACCACTTTGGTGCGCGCGCCGCGCTCGTGGCAGCTGGCGCAACACTGACCGGCTACGTTCTTAACAGTGGATTCGAAATGTTCTATTCTGCGCATTTGTTATCAGTAGCATTTGGAATTCAGTATATGGAGCTTATAATCGCATTTCTCATCGCTGTCTTTGTGGCCGCTTACTGCACGTCAGGGGGGTACTACGCGAGTATCGTCACTGATCGGTATCAAAATATCCTCGGCACCATTGCACTCGGTTTGTTGATAATTATGCTGATGCCAAGCTTCGTTGAAATTAACGGCAACTGGTCGGCATTCACAACACAGGCGCAGTTTTCCTCTCCGCCATGGCATTTCGTCCTCGGCGTCTCCGTATTCGCGTTTTTCTTCAACTTTGTGGATATGGCGAATTGGCAGTCGCTTGCCGCCAATAGAGATCTGCCCACATCGCGCTTCCGTGGGGTTCAAGTCGGCCTGCTTTTCTCGGCATCAGTTCAGTTAATAGTGCCCGCGTTTGCGGGAGTGTGGCTTGGTGTAATGCTCAAAGTTATGAACAGCCAACTTGCTGATGACGAACTTATTCAATTCGCTTTCGCGAAAGCATTCCAAAACTTGGGCCCGCTAACAGGGCTCGTTTTGGGGATAGTTGTCTTTGGGTTCCTTTCGCTCACCCTGTCTAGTTCCGGGAGCTATGTGGTTGCGGCCATGCAGACCCTTTCTCTCGATATGTTCAAACGCCGGGAAGCGGCGATTTATCAGGACCCTAAAACCGACGCAACTACGCGGTCACTCGTGGAACGCGACGTACTTGATTGGGCGAAACGGAACGTGATCGCGGTGTGCTTAGCGATGGTCGCGACGTTCTCCACACTCTACTACGGCCTCAGATACTTTGAGTCGGCAGCAATCGTTTTTCAGTTCCAGTTCGTGATGTATGGCGCGGCAGTCACCCTCGCCCCAGTGGTCTTGGCTAAGCTCGTCCACAGTTCGGAAGCCGCTTCAGTCACTAACCACTCAGCGGGTTTGTTATCCATCGCTCTCGGGTTGCTCTTCGTAATCGTACCATTTGCTATCGCTGCATTCTTCTGGAACACGCTACCACTTCAAGCTGTGAGGCGCATTGTTCCGTTTTCGCTGGCACCTGATGCGATCATCAATCTTACCCCTCTGTTAGGGCTGATTGCCGCACTGTTCAGTTATCTGTTCCTACGCGGGAGATCACCAGCATGAGAGTGCCGATCTTAGTCAACCTTCTGGTTCGCGTTGCCCTTAGCGCTGTTGTCGCGAAAGCTACTAAGGAGGGAATCCCAGAGTTAAATTTTTCTGGTGTGTTCAACGTGTTTCAACTCTGCTTTTTGTTGTCACTTACTGTGGTTCCTTTGCCTTGGGCATCACTTACTCTCGCCCAACAGATCTCTGAGAAGCACGCACGACTAATCCGCGAGGCAGAAGCGTTTTCAGTAAAGAGGGCAGGATTGTCGAGCAAAGTAGGGGTCGATTTTATCAACGGGATAGAAGGAACAATCGTTGATCGCTGTCTGGTTACGAGATCGCTAGCGGTTTTCGCAGCTAAAAAGAAGGACAAAATACAAGAAGGGCTCTACAAGAGCCTCGTGCCTGTGTTCCTCGTGTGTTCGCTCGTGTTGCTTGCTTCAATCGTAATACGGAAATGGAATCCAACCATTCACCCTGCACACGAGGCGGAACTATTCGTTTCTCTCACCCAAGCCTACATCAGCGCCGTGAGTTTCATCTGGACCATGGGTACTCTTTATGGCGAAGTCGATTCACATCGAGAGGTGATGAGGTCGGCCTTGTGAAATTCACAGTCTGTTGACCACGATTCCCCGTAAGCCGGCGGCAGATTACCTGAATACCTTCGCTGCCCCTCTATCTGAGGACGGGAGAGTCATCTTGAATGTTCGAGAGTGGAGGGGTGAGACGGCGCCACGCCGTCCTCCCCAGCGCTGGCGCTGGGGAGGATAAGCGTTTGTACTTTACCTTGAGTTTGCCTGGCATTGGCGTCGCTACGACGAGGGTAACGGATACCCATCATCAACCTAGGGAGGAGCCGTTCTCCTTTTCGATGGGTGCCACGTAAACCACCACTTGAAGCGGTTTTAGGTGGGAAAGAAGGCAGATTGGTCCACGAAATGCAACCAGACGCAGTGTGAAAATTCAGCCGAGGACTCTGACCCTCTTCGTGCGCGCTGCCGAAGTTGCCGCCTGCTCCGGTCCGCCGCGCCAGGCAGACGACGCGGACCCCGCTGCCACCCTCCGCGGTGCCGCAGTCGCGGTGGCGGGCGGGCGGATCGCGGAGGTGGGTCCGGAGGCGGAGCTTCGCTCGCGCTACCCCGGCGCGGTGGAGGTGGACTGCGCGGGCGGCACGCTGACGCCGGGGCTGGTGGACTCGCACACGCACGCCGTCTTCGGCCGCTGGCGCACGGAGGAGTACGCGCTCCGATGCCAGGGCGTGCCGTACATGGAGATCGCGCGGCGCGGCGGCGGCATCAACGCCTCCGTGCGCGACCTCCGCTCCCGCAGCGAGGACGAGCTGGTGGAGCTCGCCCTCCCGCGCCTGCGCGACCTCCTGGCGAACGGGATCACGACCGCCGAGGTGAAGAGCGGCTACGGGCTGTCCACGGAAGACGAGCTGAAGACGCTGCGCGCCATCCGCCGCCTGGCCTCCATGCAGCCGATCGAGCTGGTGCCGACTTTTCTCGGTGCGCACGAAGTGCCGCCTGAGTACCGCGAGCGCCGCGACGCCTACGTCGATCTGCTGGTGGAGGAGATGATCCCGGCGGTGGCGGAGGCGGATCTGGCGCGCTTCTGCGACGTGTTCATGGAGCCCGGCGTCTTCGACCGCGCCCAGAGCGAGCGGATCCTGCGCGCGGGCCTCGACCACGGCCTGCGCCCCAAGATCCACGCGGACGAGCTGGAGGGGAGCGGGGGTGCGGAACTGGCCGTGGAGCTGGGCGCCGCATCCGCCGACCACCTGGGCGACGTATCGGAAGCGGGGATCGCGGCGCTGGCCGGGTCGCGCACGGTGGCGACGCTTCTCCCGGCCACGCTCTTCTTCCTGGGCCGTCCGAAGTTCGCCCCCGCACGCACATTGCTGGACGCCGGCGCCACGGTGGCGCTGGCGACGGACTTCAACCCGGGTTCTTCGCCAACGCCGAGCCTTCCATTCGTGATGACGGCGGCGTGCTCGCGCATGGGGATGTCGCCCGCCGAGTCGCTCCGCGCCGCCACCGCCGGCGGCGCCGCCGCGCTGGAGCTGACGGATGGCCGCGGCACGCTGACCCCCGGTGCTCCCGCGGACCTGGTGCTCTGGCGCTGCGGGTCGGCGGGGGAGATCCCGTACCGGCTGGCGACGCCGGTGGTGGCGGGGGTGTGGAAGGCGGGGGTGCGGGTGGTGGGAGGGGAAGAAGTGCGTTAGTGCGTGAGTGCGTGAGTGCGGGGTGAGTCCGGCGGTTGAAACCGCTGCAACAACCGCGGGAAGCCTGCCTTCGCAGGCTCCGGGGGGCGGGATTGGTGCGGGGCGGTGGGCATTGGCGCCGCAACGCCGGGGGATAAATCCCCCGGCTGGAACGACGGGAAGGCGGCTGAAGCCGCCTGGAGAAGCGCGGCGTTGGACCGGAGTCCGCGGAGGCGGACTTCGTGTGGTTACAGCGGCGAATTCATTTGCCTGGAAGCCGGCTACGGCACGGTCCCATGGCACGGGCAGACACGTGGGTCTGCCCTACGGGATCTGCACGTCACGCAAAGGTCGAGGGGTGGGCGCGATGAATCGCGCCCCTACGGTGCGGCGGCGGCGCGGGGATTATGGGATACGGACGGATCTCCTCCCCGAGTCCGCGCAGGCGGACTTTGTGCTGTTGTTGCAGCGAGTTCACTCGCCACAGCCCCTCAGTTGGCAAACCCTTGCGCCGCGCGCTATCTTCGCCGGTCACACGTACTACGCTTCGTGGCAGGAGTCTCCCGCCCCAAACTCATGGCGAACATCGGAAAGCTGAGGGACCAGGCTCGCGCCTATGAGCAGCGGGACCAGTGGCGCGAGGCCATCGGCGCGTACCGCCAGATCCTGGAGAGCCCCGAGGGCGGCGAAGTCGACATCGCCCTGTGGAACCGCATCGGCGACATGCACCTCCGCCTCAACGAGACGGACAGGGCGGTGGAGGCGTACGAGGCGGCCGTCAGCGCGTACGTGGAGGTGGGGCTGTACAACAACGCCATCGCGCTCTGCCGAAAGATCCTGCGGCTGGTGCCGGGGCGCATCAACACATATCGCCGCCTGGGGCAGATCAGCGCGGCCAAAGGGTTTCTGGCGGACGCGCGCCAGAACTTCCTAGAGTACGCGGACCGGATGCGCCGCGCTGGGAAGCTCAAGGAGTCGTTCGAAGGGCTCAAGGAGTTCGCCGACCTTTCACCCGACGACACCGAGGTCCGCCGCCTCCTGGCCGATCAGCTCCTGGCGCACGGCGAGCGCAACGAGGCGGTGGTGCAGCTGCGCACGCTGCTCGGACCGCTCCTCCGCCTCGGCGACGCGGAAGCCGCCGATGCAGTGCGCGCGCAGATCCGCGAGATCGACGCCCTTGCCAGCACCGAGCCGTTGGCGCAGGCCACCGAGGCCGCCGCGTCCGACGACTTCGGCGTGTACGACACCGGCAACGTCCAGGTCGCCGAACCCGCCGCTCCCGAGCCGCCCGCCCGCGCCGATACGCCCGCCGGCTTCGAAATCGGCGCCGCCATCGACGCGGATGACGGGCCGGTGGAGCTGCCGTCGATCGAGGGGCTGGAGGTCTCGATGGACTTCAGCCGCCCGGACGCCGCGCCCGCGCCGGTGCAGGAAGAGCCGCGCGAGGAGGAAGACGACCTCCCCCTGCTCGACTTCGACGCCGCGCCCGACCCGGCCGCGTACGGCGAGGTCAGCCTCGATGTACCGGACGAGCAGGACGGCGAGCCGCTTCCCCTGATCGACGACGAGGACGAGGACGCGCTCCCGATGCTCGACATGGGGAGCGACTTCGGGGCGGTGGAGCTGCCGA belongs to Longimicrobium sp. and includes:
- a CDS encoding ABC transporter permease subunit/CPBP intramembrane protease, giving the protein MNLRTVKTVVRKELRETLRDRRTLFMMLVIPTLLYPALFVALEQLALFGQRQLEERAPTVAIAGGEDVREFLARDTLLRVVPAADATGAAVRAGRVQAAVVVEPAPHAEATRTVRVLFDESDDLSRRAGQMVADRLGAWGDTLLARRLEARGLPAGFAAPLAVADSSVATAQEAGGYALGRFLPGILVLMTLLGAFYPAIDMAAGEKERGTLETLLTAPVPPREIVTGKFLAVALLGMTAAVVNLLSMLLTFQSGVFRFGKAANLQFSLPWGSALLVLIGLVPLAVLFAALFLGIAVRSQSFKEAQNALTPVQLAVIIPVMLVGLPGIEASPLIAALPVAGVAILFRDLMSGTARLGPALIAFGASMAYAGLALVFAARAFGREDVLFGAGPGTAPRRWRERMKQWRGAARGIPLPAEGFAFVAVLALLYFHLGAALLGNLGERGLLLSEILLLALPAIAFATLGPYDARRTLALRRPSGRTLAAALLIALGGIPLGWLIGWLQLQFFPDAAAALSGLEKLVTATDARRALWLLVLVALTPAVCEELVFRGVLLQSLGREVPMVRAVAVSALIFGAFHLSQETAIRFLPTAWIGVLMGLVVWHGRSIFASMLMHFVNNGVVVLILWQPEVRRFLLNGERPATLPLLVAPVLLGAGIWLLPRRSAAPVDPVAAPAQ
- a CDS encoding Lrp/AsnC ligand binding domain-containing protein — protein: MVAAVVLIRAVPGDVPALARRIAGIDGVAEVYSVSGDWDLIAIVRVAEYQRIAEIVTEEIAQVQGIERTNTLTAFRVFSKQDLGAAWDMFD
- a CDS encoding acyltransferase codes for the protein MNYKQYRARAHFAELDGLRALAILGVLFAHMPGEVWRHFAGYLGVDAFFVISGFLITTLALREEETRGRLDVRAFFIRRSFRLFPAYYLTLGLYAILLLVLGFTPERREHFVTWLPAYLFYFQEVPFFTLPSTSYPFFHSWSLGIEEKFYVVWPFLAFVLLRGRAYARPWVALAGALLCSAATAIHPAGEFVFPYGAILAGCLVALLLQEQRSFERVRVLSRPAVVGGLALAWLAIHIAVAAGFSAVRPSYALVVAVFLAGVVTTEGRIRDALSVKPLTKVGTLSYGVYLLHLLVRNVVEKVIPPQQDGAAAQLATFVLTVALSLAAAEVMMRLVERPMRDYGRRLSARVQRREAPAVQVPASLAVS
- the hutI gene encoding imidazolonepropionase gives rise to the protein MRAAEVAACSGPPRQADDADPAATLRGAAVAVAGGRIAEVGPEAELRSRYPGAVEVDCAGGTLTPGLVDSHTHAVFGRWRTEEYALRCQGVPYMEIARRGGGINASVRDLRSRSEDELVELALPRLRDLLANGITTAEVKSGYGLSTEDELKTLRAIRRLASMQPIELVPTFLGAHEVPPEYRERRDAYVDLLVEEMIPAVAEADLARFCDVFMEPGVFDRAQSERILRAGLDHGLRPKIHADELEGSGGAELAVELGAASADHLGDVSEAGIAALAGSRTVATLLPATLFFLGRPKFAPARTLLDAGATVALATDFNPGSSPTPSLPFVMTAACSRMGMSPAESLRAATAGGAAALELTDGRGTLTPGAPADLVLWRCGSAGEIPYRLATPVVAGVWKAGVRVVGGEEVR